The Streptomyces sp. BHT-5-2 genomic interval CTGGTCACCGCGCTCGTCTTCGACATCGTCTCCTCGCTCCTGGTGATCTGGCTGCTGCTGGCCCGCCCGGAGCACGGCGAGGGTGAGTTCGGCTTCGAGTGGCGCCACGTCCTGCGCCGCGGCGCCGCCGCCGTGCGCAGCTACTGGCTGCCCCAACTGTGGCCGTGGAACCTCCTCCAACTGGCCTTCCTGGTCAGCCTCTCCGGCATGATGGTCTACGCCAGCGTGATCGCGGAGGCCCAGACACTGGTCCCGACCGGCATCGCCTTCTCCGGTGGCTGGTTCTTCTACGGACTGGCCTTCTGGCTGACCGCCCCCCTGCTGCGGAACCCCGAACGGGCCCGCCGCTGGGCACTGGCCTTCGCCGGCGTCCTGATCGCCTGTGGCGTGCTCGGCACCCTGATCGGCCGCTCCGCCTTCCCCGTCCACATGGCTCTCTACGTGGCGCTGACCTTCGTCAACGCCTACTGGATCCACTTCACCAACGCCCGCATACTCGAACCGGCACCCGCCGCGCACCTCGGCCAGATCCGTGCCAGCATGATCTTCTACCTCGGCCTGGTCTTCGGCATCGGCGAACAACTCGTCGGACTGCTGCTGGAGTTGAGAACGGGACTGCTGCTGCTCGGCCTGGCCCACGTGGTGGGCGGAATCGCCCTGGCCGGCGCCCTGCTCACCATCCGCACCCGCACCCGCCGCCGCGCCCTCGTGCCGGTCGCCTGACCCAAGGAGTTCCCATGACGCCCGAAGAGATCGTCGACGGCCAGCTCGCCGCCTACAACGCCCGCGACCTCGACGCCTTCCTCGGCTACTACGTCGAGGACGTCCCGGTCCACGCCTTCCCCTCCGGCGAGGTGCTCGCCGACCGCTCGGGCCCGGCCTTCCGCGAGCGCTACCGCGCCCTCTTCGACGCCAGTCCCGACCTGCACGCCGAACTCGTCTCCCGGGTGACCCACGGCCGCATCGTCATCGACCAGGAGCGGGTCTCCGGCTTCCAGGGCGACGAGGTCCGCCCCGCCGTCGCCCTCTACGAGGTCGGCGAGACCCACATCGAACGCGTCTGGTTCGCCGTCTGACCAAGCCCGCACCGGCACACCATCCCGGAGGATGAGCCGGGCACCGATCCCGGCGGCCGCCTCACCGGACGGCTGATCCACCGTCGCCGAATCCGCGAAGTCCCCAGGTCACCTGGGGACTTCGCCGTTTCTCCACACCTCCACGGGGGTGCCTGGCCAGGCACCCGCCCCCGCACCGACGACGTTCCGCAAGTACGCCGATCGAGCCCCGATCGCCGCTGTCCGAAGACCTACTGGTCCGTGATCCCCGCGGATCGGAGCCTGTACGTATGCCTTCGGGAACACGTGCGATCGCCGTACTGGACGTCGACGGCACCCTCACCCCCTCGATGCTGGGCATCGAACTCCTGCAAACCCTCAGCCAGGACGGCGCGTGCCAGGCAACCGACGTGAGCGCGCTCGACGCGCTCGTGGAGCGGAGCTGGACGGAGCGGGGCAGCTCTTCCGCGCGCACGAT includes:
- a CDS encoding nuclear transport factor 2 family protein; the encoded protein is MTPEEIVDGQLAAYNARDLDAFLGYYVEDVPVHAFPSGEVLADRSGPAFRERYRALFDASPDLHAELVSRVTHGRIVIDQERVSGFQGDEVRPAVALYEVGETHIERVWFAV